The uncultured Fibrobacter sp. genome has a window encoding:
- a CDS encoding glycoside hydrolase family 9 protein, which yields MLKFGLKQYAAVALSLTTATFAATAYINQIGYRVDDAKEFALVDGNGSVEIVDASGTTVLTATPSAASNWEPSGQNVQLVDFSDLNVPGKYSIKVGGQVLRQDLTIAANTYEDVVKASLKWYYYQRASMALEETYAGQWKRAAGHTNASVQLHSSTGESGSISSTKGWYDAGDYGRYIVNSGITTYTLLSLYEHFPEYFKTLKWNIPAEGTLPDLLAEIKYNLDWMLTMQASDGGVYHKLTSLGFPGDVMPADDIDPIYVIGKGSAATFDFAAVMAVAARVYQPFDATYASKCLEAAKKAYAWGAQNPNKKFSNPSDVQTGEYGDGWLEDEKMFAGTELFVSTGDATYKPSKASANVPSWADVGGLATYGQATHATEFGGNAQAAKDSLLKTADEFVKRSQTGFGVVMAKDDFVWGSNAVAGNQGVWLLHAYYLTGEVKYYQAAVKVLDYLLGKNPLDMSFLTGFGTKSAKKPHHRPSTSDKVSAPIPGMIVGGPQPGGEDIGSETWECKDYKTGFPATSYVDNNCSYASNEVAINWNAPFAYLAGAIEAINHGYAPSFAVAGVARTDAIKSKVARKAHAKQGPQLRFVDQKLYVENNGKRFNLKGHQIK from the coding sequence ATGCTGAAATTTGGCTTAAAACAGTATGCCGCTGTCGCACTTTCTCTTACAACAGCGACTTTTGCTGCTACGGCATATATCAACCAGATTGGTTACCGTGTGGACGATGCCAAGGAATTTGCCTTGGTTGACGGTAATGGCAGTGTGGAAATTGTAGATGCAAGTGGAACGACCGTTTTGACGGCGACTCCGTCTGCTGCATCGAATTGGGAACCCAGCGGCCAGAATGTCCAGTTGGTCGATTTCTCGGACTTGAACGTTCCGGGCAAATATTCCATCAAGGTGGGTGGCCAGGTGCTTCGCCAGGATCTCACGATTGCCGCCAACACTTATGAAGATGTTGTCAAGGCTTCTTTGAAGTGGTATTACTACCAGCGTGCTTCTATGGCTCTGGAAGAAACTTATGCCGGTCAGTGGAAACGTGCCGCAGGCCATACCAATGCAAGCGTGCAGCTTCATAGCTCTACCGGTGAATCGGGCTCGATCAGTTCGACCAAAGGCTGGTACGATGCTGGCGACTATGGCCGCTACATTGTGAACTCGGGTATTACCACTTACACGCTCCTTTCGTTGTACGAACATTTCCCGGAATATTTCAAGACGCTCAAGTGGAACATCCCGGCAGAAGGTACTCTTCCGGACTTGCTCGCCGAAATCAAGTACAATCTGGACTGGATGCTTACCATGCAGGCCTCTGATGGTGGCGTTTACCACAAGCTGACTTCTCTCGGTTTCCCGGGTGACGTCATGCCGGCAGACGATATCGATCCAATTTATGTAATCGGTAAGGGCTCTGCTGCAACGTTTGACTTTGCCGCTGTGATGGCCGTGGCCGCTCGTGTGTACCAACCGTTCGATGCCACGTATGCAAGCAAGTGTCTCGAAGCCGCCAAGAAGGCCTACGCTTGGGGCGCCCAGAACCCGAACAAAAAGTTCAGCAACCCGTCCGATGTGCAGACCGGTGAATATGGTGATGGCTGGCTCGAAGACGAAAAGATGTTTGCTGGTACGGAACTCTTCGTGTCTACCGGCGATGCAACTTACAAGCCGAGCAAGGCTTCCGCAAACGTTCCGAGCTGGGCTGATGTCGGAGGCCTTGCCACTTATGGTCAGGCAACGCATGCTACGGAATTTGGCGGTAATGCCCAGGCTGCAAAAGACAGCTTGCTCAAAACGGCCGATGAATTCGTGAAGCGTAGTCAGACGGGTTTCGGTGTCGTGATGGCCAAGGATGACTTTGTGTGGGGCTCTAACGCTGTGGCCGGAAACCAGGGCGTTTGGCTGTTGCATGCTTACTACCTGACTGGTGAAGTCAAGTACTACCAGGCTGCCGTCAAGGTGCTGGATTACCTGCTCGGTAAGAACCCGCTCGACATGTCTTTCTTGACTGGTTTTGGTACAAAGTCTGCCAAGAAGCCGCACCATCGTCCGAGCACCTCTGACAAGGTTTCCGCTCCGATTCCGGGTATGATTGTGGGTGGCCCGCAGCCCGGTGGCGAAGATATCGGCTCTGAAACTTGGGAATGCAAGGATTATAAAACCGGCTTCCCGGCAACCTCTTATGTTGACAATAACTGCAGCTATGCTTCGAACGAAGTGGCTATCAACTGGAATGCTCCGTTTGCATACCTTGCTGGTGCTATCGAAGCGATTAACCACGGTTACGCTCCGAGCTTTGCTGTCGCGGGCGTTGCCCGTACCGATGCAATCAAGTCCAAGGTCGCTCGCAAGGCTCACGCCAAGCAGGGTCCGCAGCTCCGCTTTGTTGACCAGAAGCTCTATGTCGAAAACAACGGCAAGCGCTTCAACCTGAAGGGTCATCAGATCAAGTAA
- a CDS encoding glycoside hydrolase family 44 protein: MKNRLAIAALAGLSLGSAAFAAQNVIKVDDLHPGVVINKENMMSADLAIWNPPSRYYDMTSALVDGGYTLFRFPNGSLSNDYHWNGIGSYDSTGLWTADETKWARGFLGETIYRGTTKDNYGFVRRSHLADGNMETMWWGEILDPDDPPWVVIEFPEKQNLDSLQIDWGKLRPKSFEFAYWTEDYAEYPGVHQALENKLKLQSVVKVTGATTKYKFKQLRTRYVAIRFKAKELPAKGVQIREMKLFSGETDLLGGNNYKFYAMSTRNGDKARTDWTDIKWDFEEFMKYIKTLPNAKAVICVNAGTGTAKEAAAWVRYANKVKGYNIKQWEIGNELDGEWEESGPISARHYAARFLEYARAMKAVDSTIILHGPLLSTHKMMQKGAGILDGKYWMEEFLRIVGEAEKKDGKRYLDVVDLHNYPYWTPNEPKPAEMLKAMLDVGPNMDTLNVWMKRHLEGERRVFLSEFSTCVQGFSLLMDYPQAAAVASIFAQHAMRFGNRLQVLPWDAFGNVFKGPDDTWGTISMTALAKEGSWNHWKSLEPTAEYYGLYMTFKDFLEDGYAVFPVEATSPDVEAYAIGKGDSTRVMIVNLSDAPQVVQIDRASVEGNSKEVGKGDLVRTQVEIFGEDQFKWVGTSQNAFPYPKMGPSGRRINPSKSKDITVPPFGLAVVQINPKVVGLSEATKAQAAKPVILAAALEKKVLMAGDTIDLFVTATQPNGQLTNGSVNIGNWGKRGLLMQSVTPDDGKWNASIESFHVQIPIPEDMYPAARTIHVVVQGLGGKVTVLEIPFRVRGAYRTTHVMQNFDNGLDAVDWFPVANGDNATTIGAKVFNGAPPHGGFIRHDFMIEQPPTQGWPNFAGAYYVIPEEVHNSVGIVFDYATNHSNPDGYFEVQIASNQVQDYDEFMVRLKNTRGSWMRDTLIWENMKQEGWGKTIPQLDPKQIKNFSWRARYSGTGYISLDNIYLLGEDGEEVPMPRGLRRLR, encoded by the coding sequence ATGAAAAATCGTTTAGCTATTGCAGCCTTGGCGGGGCTTTCTCTGGGTTCCGCCGCCTTTGCCGCCCAGAATGTCATCAAGGTCGATGATTTGCATCCGGGTGTCGTTATCAATAAAGAAAACATGATGTCTGCGGACTTGGCGATTTGGAATCCGCCGAGCCGTTATTACGACATGACCTCTGCCTTGGTCGATGGCGGTTACACGCTGTTCCGTTTCCCGAATGGCAGCCTTTCGAATGATTACCACTGGAACGGTATCGGTAGCTACGATAGCACAGGCCTTTGGACCGCTGACGAAACCAAGTGGGCTCGCGGTTTCTTGGGCGAAACGATTTACCGCGGCACCACCAAGGACAACTACGGATTTGTGCGTCGCAGCCACTTGGCCGACGGCAATATGGAAACCATGTGGTGGGGCGAAATCCTGGACCCCGATGATCCGCCTTGGGTCGTGATTGAATTCCCTGAAAAGCAGAACTTGGATTCTTTGCAAATCGATTGGGGCAAACTCCGCCCGAAGTCTTTTGAATTTGCTTATTGGACCGAAGACTATGCCGAATATCCGGGCGTGCATCAGGCGCTCGAAAACAAACTCAAGTTGCAGTCGGTGGTCAAGGTGACAGGCGCCACGACCAAGTACAAGTTCAAGCAGCTCCGCACCCGCTACGTGGCAATCCGCTTTAAGGCGAAGGAATTACCGGCCAAGGGTGTGCAGATTCGCGAAATGAAACTCTTCAGTGGCGAAACCGACTTGCTCGGCGGTAACAACTACAAGTTCTACGCGATGTCTACCCGTAACGGCGACAAGGCCCGTACCGACTGGACCGACATCAAGTGGGACTTCGAAGAATTCATGAAGTACATCAAGACGCTTCCGAACGCGAAGGCCGTTATCTGCGTGAATGCAGGCACGGGTACTGCAAAGGAAGCTGCCGCGTGGGTGCGCTACGCCAACAAGGTTAAGGGTTACAATATCAAGCAGTGGGAAATCGGCAACGAACTCGATGGCGAATGGGAAGAATCCGGCCCGATTTCGGCAAGGCATTACGCCGCCCGCTTCTTGGAATACGCACGCGCCATGAAGGCGGTGGATTCTACCATCATTCTGCACGGACCGCTCTTGAGTACGCATAAGATGATGCAGAAGGGCGCCGGCATTCTTGATGGCAAGTACTGGATGGAAGAATTCCTGCGCATCGTGGGCGAGGCTGAAAAGAAAGATGGCAAGCGTTACCTCGACGTGGTGGACTTGCACAATTATCCGTACTGGACTCCCAACGAGCCGAAGCCCGCTGAAATGCTCAAGGCCATGCTCGACGTAGGCCCGAATATGGATACGCTGAATGTGTGGATGAAACGCCACCTCGAAGGCGAACGCCGCGTGTTCCTCTCGGAATTCAGCACTTGCGTGCAGGGCTTTAGCCTGCTGATGGATTACCCGCAGGCTGCTGCTGTGGCAAGTATTTTCGCTCAGCATGCCATGCGCTTTGGTAACCGTTTGCAGGTGCTCCCGTGGGATGCCTTTGGCAACGTGTTCAAGGGACCCGATGACACCTGGGGTACCATCAGTATGACCGCTCTTGCAAAGGAAGGCTCCTGGAATCATTGGAAGTCTCTGGAGCCGACGGCGGAATACTACGGCCTTTATATGACTTTCAAGGATTTCTTGGAAGACGGCTATGCCGTGTTCCCGGTAGAGGCGACTTCGCCGGATGTGGAAGCTTATGCAATCGGCAAGGGCGATTCTACCCGCGTGATGATTGTGAACTTGTCGGACGCCCCGCAGGTGGTGCAGATTGACCGCGCAAGCGTCGAGGGTAATTCTAAGGAAGTCGGCAAGGGCGATCTGGTGCGCACGCAGGTCGAAATCTTTGGCGAAGATCAGTTCAAGTGGGTGGGTACTTCGCAGAATGCTTTCCCGTACCCGAAAATGGGCCCGAGCGGTCGCCGCATTAACCCGAGCAAGAGTAAAGACATTACGGTGCCACCGTTTGGTCTCGCTGTTGTGCAAATCAACCCGAAGGTGGTGGGCTTGAGCGAAGCGACTAAGGCCCAGGCTGCAAAGCCTGTGATTCTTGCGGCAGCGCTTGAAAAGAAAGTGCTCATGGCGGGCGATACGATCGACTTGTTCGTGACGGCAACTCAGCCGAATGGTCAGCTGACAAACGGCTCCGTGAATATCGGCAACTGGGGCAAACGCGGACTGTTGATGCAGTCGGTGACTCCCGATGACGGCAAGTGGAATGCTTCTATCGAAAGTTTCCATGTGCAGATTCCGATTCCCGAAGACATGTACCCTGCCGCTCGTACGATTCATGTGGTGGTTCAGGGCCTTGGCGGTAAAGTGACGGTGCTTGAAATTCCGTTCCGCGTTCGTGGCGCTTACCGTACCACGCACGTGATGCAGAACTTTGATAACGGCCTCGATGCAGTCGACTGGTTCCCGGTGGCAAATGGTGACAATGCGACGACTATCGGCGCGAAGGTCTTTAACGGTGCTCCTCCGCATGGTGGCTTTATCCGTCACGACTTTATGATTGAACAGCCGCCTACGCAGGGCTGGCCGAACTTCGCTGGCGCCTACTACGTGATTCCCGAAGAAGTTCACAACTCCGTGGGTATTGTGTTTGATTACGCCACGAACCATAGCAATCCCGATGGTTACTTCGAAGTGCAAATCGCAAGCAATCAGGTCCAGGATTACGATGAATTCATGGTGCGCCTGAAAAATACTCGCGGCTCCTGGATGCGTGACACGCTCATTTGGGAAAATATGAAGCAGGAAGGTTGGGGCAAGACTATTCCGCAACTCGACCCGAAGCAAATCAAGAACTTCTCTTGGCGCGCCCGCTACAGCGGCACGGGTTACATTAGCCTCGACAACATCTACCTGCTCGGCGAAGATGGTGAAGAGGTGCCGATGCCCCGCGGCCTCCGCCGCCTGAGATAA